The Panicum virgatum strain AP13 chromosome 5K, P.virgatum_v5, whole genome shotgun sequence genome has a window encoding:
- the LOC120708854 gene encoding uncharacterized protein LOC120708854, which translates to MSGFGQRSRPWPGDPASTPSEPAAAVAAAADGRGEASTLKDFGTSMDAISFGFAATVVLISLFLLMAIFEHLIKPRAFPPNSPDGGTPRAARHRHGRSPGKLRSPPMVEAVLQAADLSVLMPGQRYPTYLAQPAPLPPSCPREGVHWPPHDHHASYMPP; encoded by the exons ATGAGCGGGTTCGGGCAGAGGTCGCGGCCGTGGCCAGGGGACCCCGCGTCCACGCCGTccgagccagcggcggcggtggcggcggccgcggacggGAGGGGCGAGGCGTCCACGCTCAAGGACTTCGGCACGTCCATGGACGCCATCTCCTTCGGGTTCGCGGCCACGGTCGTCCTCATCTCGCTCTTCCTCCTCATGGCCATCTTCGAGCACCTCATCAAGCCCCGGGCCTTCCCGCCGAACTCCCCCGACGGCGGcacgccccgcgccgcccgccaccggcACGGCCGCTCGCCCGGCAAGCTCCGCAGCCCGCCCATG GTGGAGGCGGTGCTGCAGGCGGCGGACCTGTCGGTGCTGATGCCGGGGCAGCGGTACCCGACGTACCTGGCacagccggcgccgctgccgccgtcgtgCCCCAGGGAAGGGGTGCATTGGCCGCCGCACGACCACCATGCTTCCTACATGCCGCCCTGA